The segment GAGACTTATTTTGAATTCAACGACAAGCTCAAGCTCACACTGGGCTTGCGCTATAACCACGACGAGAAATCGGTCAGGGCTCGCACGCCGCTGTTAGTCGACGCGGCGGGCGCTTCGGTGCTGGTGCCGACCGGTGCCACCGATCTCACCAATGCGCTTGGATACGCAAACCTCGATTATGATGCCGGCCTGCCCGGGCCGCAGGAATATGCAGTTCGCAGCGCGAGCTTCGAAGCGGTCACAGGTCGCGCCGTGATCGATTACCAGATCACTCCGTCGAACCTGCTCTATGCATCTTATTCGCGTGGCTATAAGTCGGGCGGCATCAATCCGCCTCTGTCACCGATCTTCGCGGTGCCAGAAGCGTTCGCTCCTGAGCACGTCAACGCGTTCGAGATCGGCTCGAAGAATACCTTCGGCGGACTTCAGCTGAATCTGACTGGGTTCTACTACCAGTACAAGCAACTGCAGCTCAGCCGCATCGTTGCCCGCACCTCAGTCAACGACAACGTCGACGCGAACATCTGGGGACTGGAGGCAGAAGCGGTAATCCGTCCTGTGCCTGAGCTGACGGTCAACATGACCGCCAGCTACCTCCATACAGAGGTCGCTTCGGACAAGTACCTGTCGAACCCGCGGGATTTCGGGGGCGGGCGTGCGGATGCAGTGATTATCAAGGACATCACCAACGCCGCGAACTGCGCCGTCGCCTCGTCCTCGGGCAACGTAGCCGGGGTCAATGCGTACGTCGCTCAGGTGAACAACTTGATCAACGCGGGCGTCATTCCCGGCGTTTCTGCAGGTGCGGGGCTGCGGGCGCCGACTTCCTTCGGGCCCAATAGCGGGATTGCCTCGACCGGCGCGTTTAGCATCTGCGAGGCGCTCCAGGGGCTAGCGCCGAACATAGGTGCCCAATTCGGGGGCATCGAGACCAGCACCGTCATCGACGGCGTTACTTACGATTACTCGGCGGGTATCCCCGTCAATATCAAGGGTAACAAGCTGCCGGGCGCGCCCAACTACAAGGTATCGATGGGGGCCCAGTATGCGTTCCCCATCGGCGAGGCCAAACTCACCCCGCGCGTGGACGTCGCCTACACGGGAGAGACCACCGGCAACGTATTCAATGGCAACGTCAACAGCATCGACAGCTTCGTGCAGGCCAACGCGCAGATCCAACTCGATGGTCCGGACAGCCGCTGGTACGTCCGAGGTTACATCCAGAACATCTTCGACAGCACCGCGGTGACCGGCCTGTACGTCACTGATCAGTCGTCCGGCAACTATACGAATATCTTTACCCTCGAGCCGAGGCGCTATGGCATCGCGGCGGGGTTCAGATTCTAAAGGGGTCATTGGCCCGCGGCCACGATGAAGCCGAGGATAGCGGGATAAACCCCGTTAACTTCGGCCTCGTGGCGAACGTTGCATCGGAGCTGTCGTCGCTGATCTGGTGGCGATCACCTCTGGTTTCAGATACTCTTGGTTAGATGAGCACTGAGGCGTTCTCGATCGAAGGTGCCGGCGGGATCACCCTTGCCGCGGAAGCTCACGGCGATGTTGGCGGAATGCCCGTCCTGCTCGCACACGGCGGTGGCCAGACCCGGCGCGCGTGGAAGCGAGTCATGGGCGAACTGGCGCAGGCTGGCTTTCGTGCCATCGCATTCGACATGCGCGGACATGGCGCCAGCGAGTGGTCGAAAGCCGGCGCATATGACATTCGCGACTTCGCGGCTGACCTGGTTGCTGCGGCGGCTTCGATGGAGGTCAAGCCGGCTCTCGTAGGCGCCTCGCTCGGCGGCCTTGCCGGGCTGATGGCGGAAGGTGACCTAGCGCCGGGCACCTTCGCGTCGCTAACGCTGGTCGATATCGCGCCGCGCATGGAGCCGGATGGCGTGGCCCGCGTCGTCGGCTTCATGGAAGAACATGTCGATTCAGGCTTCGGCTCTCCCGAAGAAGCGGCGGATGTCATTTCACGCTACCTGCCCCACCGTCCCAACCGCAGCGCGGGCAGCGGCTTGAAAAGCTACCTGCGACAAAAAGCGGACGGCCGATACTACTGGCACTGGGATCCTGCCTTCATCCGCAACATAACCGTGTCTGGAGGCGAGAGTCCCCATCGGCAACGGCAGCAATTCGACGCTTTGGGACAGGCCGCCGCTCAACTGACCCTACCGCTTCACCTCATTCGTGGAGCATCCAGCGATCTGGTCTCTCTCGAAGCCGTAGCGCATCTGCGACAACTCGCCCCCCATGCAGAATACACGGACATCGCCGATGCCACACATATGGTCGTGGGCGATGCGAACGACGCCTTTTCCGCCGCTATCGTGGAGTTCCTAAGGCGCCATCACCCCTCCGATACGACTCAGATGCAGGGGACGAGTGGAACATGATTGATCGAGACCGCTTGCAGGAGATGCTTCACCTCGCGCCGTTTCACCGATGGCTTGGGCTGGAGATTGCAACATGCTCCGATCAGGGAATCGAGATCACCATGCCATGGCGCGAAGAGATCGTGTCGAACCCCATGATTGGGTCGGCGCATGGAGGGGTCCTGGCTTCACTGGTCGACCTCACCGGGCTTTATACTTTGCTTGCAGGTGGTGCCCCGGCGAAAGCGACGGCCGATCTACACGTCGATTACCACCGTCCTGCAACCTCAGGCCCTCTCACTGCTCATGGGCAGGTCGTGAAGTTAGGGCGGCAGATTTCGGTGGCGGAGACCCGGGTTGTGGGGCCCGACGGAAAGTTGATCGCCAGCGGCAGGGGCGCGTATTTTTCGTGAACCGGATCGATTGTTAAACGCAAACGAACCTACTGATCTCGAGCAGGCTCCTGCCACCCTAGGCCCAGTGACTTCTGCAGAGCAATCCAAGCTAAAGTAAGGGCACCTTTTGCCCGGACGAGGTCTGCCGAAGCCTGCTGCTGGTCGCGTAGCGCACGATTGAGGTCAGCCCTTGAGATCACTCCCGCCGCGAAGCGCTGGCGATTGAGGTCGGCAGCGCTATCGGCCTGGCTCTTGATCTGCGCGCGGGCTGCCAGTGCGACCCGTTGCTGGCCAAAGCGTGCCAGTGCTCGCTCGGCATCCTGTAGAGCCGAGAGGACGGTTTGACGGTAGTTGGCGACTGCCTCGTCTCGGACCGCCCCGGCGCGATCGACCGACGCGTCCACCCTTCCAAAATCGAGGAAGTTCCATTCCAGGCGGGGTATCGCCAATGCTGAAAATTCGCCCAGATCAAAGACCTCTTCGGGGGAAGATCCGCCTAGGCCCAGAATCCCCATGAAGGACAACTTCGGGAACCTTGCCGCTTCGGCCACCCCGATCCGCGCCGTTGCGGCGGCGAGACTGCGCTCAGCCGCCCTGATGTCAGGCCGACGCGCCACGAGACTTGCTGGATCGCCGACAGTAACCTGATCCGGGGGCAAGGGGATATCCCGCGGCGTCGAAAGGTCTTCGTCAGTCGATCCCGGGACCCGGCCAATCAGGATGGCAAGCGCATCGAGCAGGACGGCTTTGTCAGCGTCCGCTTCGGCGAGCTGGGACTTGAGAACTTCGAGCTCGGCGTTCGCGTTGCCCACCGGGAACAGCGGCAACGCGCCTTGCTGATACCGTTGATAGGTCAGGGCCAGGATTTCTTCCTGCAACTTTATCTGCGTCTGGTATTGTTCGGCGCGGAACTGAGCCTCCCGCAGGTTGACGTAGTTGCTGGCAACTTCAGCGGTCAGCTGGACCCTCGCGTCCTCCGCATTGGCCACGGTTGCAGCAGCCTGCGCATTGCTGGCCTCTACACGCCTCCGGGAGCCGCCCGCGAACTCCAACTCCCAATTGGCATTGAGACCCACATTGTAGAAACTGAGCGCGTCGTCGCTTTCCGCCTCCGGTTCGGTTTGCCCCGACGAGTGAGGTGGGCCGCCCTGGAGGTCGAGCCCGGGAAGACGACCCTGAATGGTGGTGGCCTGCGTCCCGAGCGTCGGCATTCTCCCCGCCCGATCCTGTCGGACCGATGCCCTGGCCTGCGCGATGCGCGCTTGCGCTGCCTGAAGCGAAGGATTGGCGGACAGTGCAGCCGTGACCAGCCGCGTCAGTTCAGCATCGTCGAGCAGCAACCACCATTCGGCAAGAGCCGGGTCCGACGCATTCAGCTCTTCGCCGGTGCGTACAAAACGATGGACGCTATCCGCCGACAGTATTTCAGGAGGGCCCCGGTAGTCCGGCCCAGCCGTACAGCCAGCCAGCAAGGCGATGAGGAGAAGCGATGGTATTGAACGGCGCATCATGTTGGGCTCAGTGCATCGAAAGAGAAGCATTTTTCGGAAGCGGCCTCAGGAAGAGGACCAGCGGAACGGTCGCGAGCGTGAGAACCCCCATCACCATGAAGACATCATTGTAGGTCATTATGAACGCCTCGCGCTGAAGGGTGCGGCTCAGGACGGCCATGGCCCCCTCCATGCCGCCGAAGTTTCGCGACAGCCCGTCAAGATAGGCCTGCAGAGAAACGTTGTTCGAATTCAGGGTCTCTTCCATTCGCCGGCTATGATGCCAGATCCGCTGATCCTGGAACGATGCCAGAGCTGAAAGCGCGAAAGAGCCACCGAGATTGCGTGCCGCATTGAATATCCCCGAAGCGTCTCCTGCATCCTCATGGGCCACCGAAGCCACCGTCGCCTGGTTCAGGAACATCATCGACAATATCATGCCGACACCGCGTAGGAGCTGGCTCTCGGTGAAAACGGCACCACCGGATTCGGCTGTAAGGCTGGTGCTGACAAAGCAGCTGACCGCCATAAACAACATGCCGGCGCCCACGGCGATGCGTATGTCAATCTTCCGGATCATCAAGGGAAGCACAGGCATTAACAAGAATGCCGGGACGCCCATCCAGAAGATGACCAGCCCCGTCTGAAGCGCGTTGTAGTCAGAGATGATCGCCAGGAACTGGGGGATGACGTAGGTCGAACCATACATCACCATACCCAGGGCCAGCGCCATGATCGCTACGCTGCCGAACTGTCGATTGAACAGGAGCTGCAGTTTCAAAACCGGCTTGCGAGCCTTCACCTGTCCGTAAATCAGCGAGGCGAACCCGATGAGGGTGATTAAGGTGAGCCAGCGAATGAGCGAGGATTCAAACCATTCCTCGCGATGGCCCTCTTCAAGGACAACCGTCAGGCCGCCCAGCCCCAAGATGAGTCCGAGAATGCCTGCCCAATCCGCGTCTGTAAGATATTCCCACTTCGGTTTTTCGTGGGGAAGACCAACGAACAGCAGGAGCAGCAGCAGACCGCAGACCGGAACGTTGACGAAGAAGGCATAGTGCCAGCTCAAATTCTCAGTCAGCCAACCGCCGATCAAAGGCCCCATCACGGGCCCGAGGATCACGGTCATGCCGAATAGCGCCATTCCGATCGGCTGTTGATGCGGGGGTAGTCTCTTGGCCACTATGGTCATAGCGGTCGGAATGAGCACTCCGCCCATGAAGCCCTGGCCCGTTCGGCCGATGATCATGGTGGTAAGGTCGGTTGCGACCCCGCACAGCACCGAAAAAGCGGTGAATGCGCTGACCGCAATGATGAGGAGAGTTCGCAGACCGAAGAGGCGCTCCAGCCAGGCGCTCAGCGGAATGACGACAATCTCGGCGACGAGAAAGGAGGTCGCAATCCAGGTGCCCTCGGTGCCGCTCGCCCCGATCTCGCCCTGAATGACCGGGAGTGCGGAATTGACGATCGATATGTCCAGCGTCGCGAGCATGGCGCCGAGAGCACCCGCAGCTACAGCGACCCAAGCTGTAACGTCGGCGTTCTGCCGGAGCGAGGAAGATTGGTCCGACGAATTACTGGATGGCAGCGCCCCGCTCATCTTTTGGTGCCCGAGATCCCTTTGAGCGCATCAGCGGCTGCACGCGTGTCGACAGTCGCGACAACCGACATTCCAGGAACGAGGACTCGGCGCAGTTCCGGCGAGGCGTCTATCGCGATGCGAACGGTTATGCGTTGAACGATTTTGGTGAAGTTGCCGGTGGCATTCTCAGGCGGAAGAATTGAAAACTCCGCGCCGGTCCCCGGCGAAATGCTGTCCACCCTTCCCTTGATCTCTACATCCGGAAGTGCATCGACTTCCAGCATAACCGGCTGGCCGGCCCGGATCAGGCCGACCTGCGTCTCCTTAAAATTGGCTGTGACGTAGATCGCATTGACCGGAACGATGGTCATCAGCCTCTGACCGGGCTGCACAAATTGTCCCACCCTGACCGTGAGGTCACCGACGCGCCCTGCCTTGCTGGCTCGGAGCCGGGTCGACTCAACGGTAAGATCGGCGGCCTCCAATTCCGCGCGCGCTGCGTCTGCCTGCGCCCGGGTTTGGCCGATTTGCTCGAAAAGAGTAGACTTGCGCGCGGTGGCCGCCGCAACCGCCGCCTGTGCCTTCTCTAGATCCGCGCGTGCCTGGCGCGCCTGCGCCTCATACTGGTCGAGCTTTTCGCGGGGTTCGGCTCCGGTAGCGGCAAGAGGCCGATACCGGGCGACCTGCTCATTGGCGAGTTTGAGCGCCGCGCGGGCGGCGGGAAGTTGGGCGCGCGCCTGGCGAATGGCCGCGTCTTGCTCCGTAACCTGAGAGCGGATCGTGTCGGCGCCGGCCAACGTAGCCGTAATTTGTGCGCGCGCCTGTTGCGCCTGAGCGCGGTAATCCCGCAAGTCCAATTGCGCGAGCGCTTCGCCCCTAGCCACTTGCTCGTTTTCCGCAACGAAGACCTCTTCGATGTAGCCCCCAACTTTCGACGAGACCACTACGCTGTCGGCGGCGACGTAGGCGTTGTCCGTCGACTGCATGTACTGGCCGTAGGTCACATGCCGGTAATACCACCAACCACCGGCGAGCAGGACGGCCAAGCCGACGACGACAAGCACAAGACGCAACCGGCGCCGCGATTGTGGGCTCGCCGCCGGTGCAGTTTGCTGCTCCGGTTCGATGGAGTCGTCGTCTGTCATCTGGATCTCTCGGCGATTTCGCTGGGTGGCTTGTTCTGCGCCCTTAGGGAGGCCGGGCCAGATAGTAAAACGGTTTAGTTATTTGAAGGTAGGATTGCAGGGTCGGTTTAGCTAGGCAAACGGCATGGACGATAGTGCCGAGCCGCTGAGGCGATCACGCCGAAATGTCATCACCGACGATGACCAAATTCTATATCTGCTGAACGAAGTAAGTCGAGGCGCGAGAAGGGCATACGATGCGCGGGCCGCCAAGACCGGGTTTAATCAGACCCAGTGGAGGATCATCGGGCAACTCCTTCGCGACCCATCGCTGACGCAGTCGGAAATCGCCAAGGCGCTCGAGCTTGAATCGGCAACTGTCGGGCAGGCGGTTGCTGTACTCTGCGCACAAGGGTTACTGGAAAGGCGGCGAGCTGAAACGGATCGAAGGGCATGGAAGCTCATCCTGACGCGCAAGCTTGGTGCCCTAATCCCCGAACTGAGAGAGGCGGCGGATCAACTCCACACTGTGCTTTGGCGCGACATAGCGCCAAGCGATAAACACCTTTTGAAACAGCTTCTCGCTAAAATTTCGGCAAACCTAGAAGGATCTGCGACGGTGCCGGACTCCCGCTGACGTGTGCTCAAGTCGAGCGCCTGCCCCTGACCGCCCGCGGGCGTTGAATCAGCGGATGCCGTTAGATCGAACGCACGAGTGCGAGTCCTTGGCCGCGTGGGATTTGAGATCGTCCTATGAAGCGGCGAGCCGAGCTCGGAGCTGCCTTGTGCATAGGGTACATGGTAAACCACTTTACAAAAAATCTTGCGTGGCTAAAATCTGTCCTCGAGGAAGGATCATCCTTTCCTCTCCTTGACTTGGGGGGGGCAACTCCCTGGGTTGCCCCCCTTTTTTGTATTGGCGTACCCCGCTGAAGAAATGGGCGGGAGCATCGAGAATTAGAATTGAAGGAGGCGGAGTTGCTGTGGTGGCTCCGGGGCGGTCGTTCCGTCTTTCGCAGGGCTGCGAGCGTCCAGCCTGCGGAGATGATACCACAATGGGTAGCAAGAAACCGAGATCATAGCGGGTCTGAGAAGGAAACGGAGACATGACCGCTTCTCGGGAAAACCCGATCAGCAACATCGCACGTGCCGCCGAGATTGGGCAGATCCTCGTCAGGCATGGCGCCAAAAATCTCGCTGGCACACTCGGGATCGTTCCTCATCCAGAGGGTATCTTCGACCCACGCGAATTTCGTCCGGCCGCTGTCGTTGCGTTCCTGCGAGATATCGGACCGGTCGGTATCAAGCTGGGTCAGCTTCTCGCCACGCGCAGCGATCTGTTTGGCGAACACTGGATTGCGGCATTCTCAACGCTGCACGATCAGGTGTCGCCAGTGCCTTTTGCACTCATAGAGCCCGTTCTTGCTTCAAGCTGGGGTGAGGATTGGCGGAGCGACTTCGCGCGATTCGATGAACAGCCTCTGGCCTCGGCCTCCATAGCGCAAACCTATTCCGCCGAACTGCGGGACGGCAGCGAAGTCATCGTAAAGGTGCGGCGGCCAGGTACCGCCGCGCGGATGGAAGCAGATGTACGCCTCCTCTTACGCCTTGCTGGGATCGCCGAAGCCCGATCTCCGGATATCGCGCGCTACCGGCCAGTCGAGTTTCTACGGACCTTCGGCCGCAACCTGGCCTGGGAGATGGATCTGGCTGCGGAATCCCGAGCCTGCGAGCGGGTCGGCGCCTATCTCGATACCATCGGCAGCAAAACCCCGGCGATTCACTGGGAACTGACGGGGTTGCGGGTCAACGTTCAGGAACGCCTGTACGGCAGAACGGCTTCTTCGCTGGGCACCGCCTCGGGCGACCCGCAGATTGCGGCTTTCGCCAAAAGGTATGCGGACGCAGTCCTGCGCATGATCATCCTGAACGGTGAATTCCACGGCGACCCGCATCCCGGTAATGTCTTCCTGATTGGCGAAGAGGATGTCGGTTTCATCGATTTCGGATCGGTCGGCACGCTGACCAAGGCCAGGCGCGACGAGATCGTCCGCCTCGTGCTCGCGATCGCCGGTGAGGAACCGAACGCTGTCGCCGATGTCCTGCTCGGCTGGGCGGAGGAACCGAAGGTAGATCGCGCCGCGCTTGGGGTGGATCTGGATCAGTTGATCGGAGAGTTCAGGGGGACCGTGCTTTCGGGCATCGAGTTCTCGCAGATTTTTTCGCGCGTGTTCGATCTATTGCGGGATTATAAGTTGGTCCTGCCACCCGATCTCGCCATTCTTCTGCGTACCCTGTTGACTGCAGAGGGTTTCGTCCGATCGCTGGCACCCGACTATAACATCGCCCAAGAAACCCGGCCGATCATCGCGGAGCTTCTCACAGAGCGGTTCTCGCTCGGCAGCGCTCGGACGGGTTTGAAGAAATTCGGCGGTCAGCTGCTGGGTCTATCGGCTTCCTTGCCCGGATTGCTGGCCAATGCGAACTCGATCGCGAGGTCAGGATACCTGCCAATACAGCTCGACCCGGCGAGCGTCGAACGGCTTGCGGCCGCTCGCCAAGAGACCCCGTCCACCAAAGGGCCGATAGGCGCCGCACTGATTGTTTCCGCCGCGCTTCTTGTCGGTCAATCCTGGTTGCTCGCGGGTATCTCGCTGGCGAGTGCCGCCGTGGTCTTGCTCCGCAAATGAACATTTGCTCCGCAAATGAACATCGGGCGGTTTATGGGTTTCTGGGTGCGAGTGCCCGGACGGGGCAGATCTACACAAGGAGAGTAGCATGACGTTACGAAATCCCGTCGCTCCGGTTCCGGCGGCCACCATGCTGCTTCTTCGCGACGACCCTGAGTTCGAGGTTTTGATGGTCAAGCGGCACCATCAAATCGATTTTGCCTCCGGAGCGTTGGTATTTCCTGGCGGGAAGCCGACGGCTAGTGACGAAGCCCCTGGATGGGCAGATCATTGCTGCGGCTGGGAAAATTTTGACCACACGCAGCGGACCTTGCGGATCGCTGCGATCCGCGAAGCCTACGAAGAAGCGGGGATTCTCCTGGCCGAGAATAACGACGGCACCGAATTCGAGGACGCGTGCGACCTCGAAAGCCGCAAAGCGGTAGAGGTGGGAACGCGGGCGTTTTTAGACATCGTCCGCGATGCCGGCGTGCGCCTGCGCCTTGACCCCCTAATTCATTTTGCCAGATGGATAACGCCGACCTTTATGCACAAGCGCTTCGACACACATTTCTTTGTTGTTCGAGCTCCCGACCGCCAGATTGCGGCATGCGATGGCTACGAGACTGTCGATGCGGAATGGCTTTCGCCGCGCAAGGCGCTTCAATTGGGGGAATCTGGCGAGCGAACGATTATCTTCCCCACCCGGCTAAACCTGCAACTGCTGGCGGAAGCAGACAGCGCCGAAGAGTGTGTTGCCAAGGCCATTGCTCGTAAAATCGTGACGGTCATTCCTGAGATCGTCCAGCGCGAGGGCAAGAACGTCCTCACGATTCCAGAAAATACAGGATATGGTCCCGCATTCGAAGTCATGGGCTAAGAACCGAATGGGAGAGGCCTAGGAACTAGGTATTCACGTGACGACGCGTGCATCCACGTGACCGGCGTCGGAATTTGCGGCGGAGCTAACACAAGTCGATAGGCTTAAACCATACGCGCGACAGAGAACCTTGCTCTGGTAGCGCGGTAGCGGCGTATCGGTTGTCCCGACCACGTAGCGTGCCTATCGCTAGATCCCAACGAACAGAAGCGCCGCAAAGGTCTGGTATTGGCCGTACGTCTGTATCGCGTGAACGACAACAATTGGGCGCAAAGCCGACGTCGCCGCGCCTTCGATCCAATGTGTCAACGCAGACGCTTGGCTAGAGCGAACACGGATTAGAGACCTGGGGTTTGCGGTAGCCTTTCATGCTGCCAACTTCTTGAAGTCGAATGTTCACGTCGTTTACCTGATCGTGCAATTGAGATAGCAAACACTGCAAATGTTTTGTTGGTTCTTCTAAAGTATCCTCAAGTGTTTGAGGGGAAAATGAAGGATGGTGCAGTGAAGATTTATACGATGATGCCCCAAAATAATGAAGCAATGAACCGCGTTGCCATAGCTCTTGCCGATCTTCTTCGGGATGAGCTGGCACCGGAGTTCGCCGAAGACAGCAGTTCGTTTGCAATTATCGCCGGGCCGCCGCTTACCGAGGACTATGCGCTCTACTGGGCTGAAAGCGCGAAAGACACCCAAACGGACATCATCTATTTGAGCTTCGAGCTTGGACGCGAGCACCATGGCCCGACCAGGTTGGCCGTGTTCGCGGAGCGGTCAGGCATCATCTACCGATGGGCAGACTGCGTCTTGTGGGCTCCCAAGGATGGTGGCGCGCTCCGGGTCATGCCGAAAGGCCTTAAAATGTGTTTCTCGCATGACGGCAAGGCGCTGATCTCGCATAAAAGCCGCGCTGCTCAATCGCTTCGAAACGGTATGATCCGTGCGCGCGCCCGCCTTCTTCGAACCGCACGAGCCGTCACCGAGGAACAACTGGCTCATGCGGAAGATGGATGGAGGTACGCTGCCTGACCAAGCCGAGCCGGCTTTCACCGTGTGAAGGCCGGCACCCGGCACAACTCTTTTAAATCAGCACCATCACGTAACCACTCGCGATCGAGTATGAGGCGTGCCCACCCAAGGTCCAATGGTTCTGACCCGCTGGGTCGCAGGATGCCCCCGCCGTTAGAAGTGCAACATGAGGCGATCGGAGCGAAGTATCCAATAAAAGGAATGGAAAATGCTTAGTTCCAAGCAATCTGAACACATCCAAACGGTGCTACTTCGGCGGTTGCGTAGCGTTCTCGGAGACGAATTAACCAGCGTTGGCACGCCATTAGCTGACGCCACTGCTTCGATGCTGGAAGTGGATTGCCATGAGCATGACGCAACGAGCGGACTGGAGAGACTTCTCGCGCTCTCGGATGATGAACTCATCGAGCTCGCCTGCAATATGGCTTTAGCCCTGGAGTATGGCGGCGAATTCGACCTCCCCCTTGGGAGCAAGGTCAGTGGCTCGTATCCGGGGAGCATCGAAGTCGATAGCCTGGTTCTAGTTTTGGATGCTGGTCGCCCCGGTCTTTTTCCGATGGAATTGGTCCCCCGTGATGCTCACGGACCTAATCTTGAGCTCCTCCGCCACGAGATCGAACGATTAACCCGGAAGCTTGCTTGTCGCCGGATTGGTTTGCCTTCTGCTCACTGCGCAGACTCGGGCTCTAGGACACTTCTCCGGTTTCCACCCTTTGTTGAGGCCGGCGGCGTTTCGCTGGAGCGCGCAACCGGCGACCCCGATGCTGCCCGTTTTTGTGCAGCAAGCCGTCGGCAGATTACGAATTTCGCCCACGACGTTGTCTTGGATATGCGAGCACTCTGGTCGAACCGACTTGCGGTTGCAGCGCGGGTCAATGCTGTCCGCGTAGCAGCAGAACAAGCTGCTGCCCAAGCTCTGCCCCCTGCGAGTGTC is part of the Altererythrobacter sp. TH136 genome and harbors:
- a CDS encoding efflux transporter outer membrane subunit, whose translation is MMRRSIPSLLLIALLAGCTAGPDYRGPPEILSADSVHRFVRTGEELNASDPALAEWWLLLDDAELTRLVTAALSANPSLQAAQARIAQARASVRQDRAGRMPTLGTQATTIQGRLPGLDLQGGPPHSSGQTEPEAESDDALSFYNVGLNANWELEFAGGSRRRVEASNAQAAATVANAEDARVQLTAEVASNYVNLREAQFRAEQYQTQIKLQEEILALTYQRYQQGALPLFPVGNANAELEVLKSQLAEADADKAVLLDALAILIGRVPGSTDEDLSTPRDIPLPPDQVTVGDPASLVARRPDIRAAERSLAAATARIGVAEAARFPKLSFMGILGLGGSSPEEVFDLGEFSALAIPRLEWNFLDFGRVDASVDRAGAVRDEAVANYRQTVLSALQDAERALARFGQQRVALAARAQIKSQADSAADLNRQRFAAGVISRADLNRALRDQQQASADLVRAKGALTLAWIALQKSLGLGWQEPARDQ
- a CDS encoding AarF/UbiB family protein, with the translated sequence MTASRENPISNIARAAEIGQILVRHGAKNLAGTLGIVPHPEGIFDPREFRPAAVVAFLRDIGPVGIKLGQLLATRSDLFGEHWIAAFSTLHDQVSPVPFALIEPVLASSWGEDWRSDFARFDEQPLASASIAQTYSAELRDGSEVIVKVRRPGTAARMEADVRLLLRLAGIAEARSPDIARYRPVEFLRTFGRNLAWEMDLAAESRACERVGAYLDTIGSKTPAIHWELTGLRVNVQERLYGRTASSLGTASGDPQIAAFAKRYADAVLRMIILNGEFHGDPHPGNVFLIGEEDVGFIDFGSVGTLTKARRDEIVRLVLAIAGEEPNAVADVLLGWAEEPKVDRAALGVDLDQLIGEFRGTVLSGIEFSQIFSRVFDLLRDYKLVLPPDLAILLRTLLTAEGFVRSLAPDYNIAQETRPIIAELLTERFSLGSARTGLKKFGGQLLGLSASLPGLLANANSIARSGYLPIQLDPASVERLAAARQETPSTKGPIGAALIVSAALLVGQSWLLAGISLASAAVVLLRK
- a CDS encoding alpha/beta hydrolase, which codes for MSTEAFSIEGAGGITLAAEAHGDVGGMPVLLAHGGGQTRRAWKRVMGELAQAGFRAIAFDMRGHGASEWSKAGAYDIRDFAADLVAAAASMEVKPALVGASLGGLAGLMAEGDLAPGTFASLTLVDIAPRMEPDGVARVVGFMEEHVDSGFGSPEEAADVISRYLPHRPNRSAGSGLKSYLRQKADGRYYWHWDPAFIRNITVSGGESPHRQRQQFDALGQAAAQLTLPLHLIRGASSDLVSLEAVAHLRQLAPHAEYTDIADATHMVVGDANDAFSAAIVEFLRRHHPSDTTQMQGTSGT
- a CDS encoding NUDIX domain-containing protein; the protein is MTLRNPVAPVPAATMLLLRDDPEFEVLMVKRHHQIDFASGALVFPGGKPTASDEAPGWADHCCGWENFDHTQRTLRIAAIREAYEEAGILLAENNDGTEFEDACDLESRKAVEVGTRAFLDIVRDAGVRLRLDPLIHFARWITPTFMHKRFDTHFFVVRAPDRQIAACDGYETVDAEWLSPRKALQLGESGERTIIFPTRLNLQLLAEADSAEECVAKAIARKIVTVIPEIVQREGKNVLTIPENTGYGPAFEVMG
- a CDS encoding HlyD family secretion protein; protein product: MTDDDSIEPEQQTAPAASPQSRRRLRLVLVVVGLAVLLAGGWWYYRHVTYGQYMQSTDNAYVAADSVVVSSKVGGYIEEVFVAENEQVARGEALAQLDLRDYRAQAQQARAQITATLAGADTIRSQVTEQDAAIRQARAQLPAARAALKLANEQVARYRPLAATGAEPREKLDQYEAQARQARADLEKAQAAVAAATARKSTLFEQIGQTRAQADAARAELEAADLTVESTRLRASKAGRVGDLTVRVGQFVQPGQRLMTIVPVNAIYVTANFKETQVGLIRAGQPVMLEVDALPDVEIKGRVDSISPGTGAEFSILPPENATGNFTKIVQRITVRIAIDASPELRRVLVPGMSVVATVDTRAAADALKGISGTKR
- a CDS encoding MarR family transcriptional regulator — its product is MDDSAEPLRRSRRNVITDDDQILYLLNEVSRGARRAYDARAAKTGFNQTQWRIIGQLLRDPSLTQSEIAKALELESATVGQAVAVLCAQGLLERRRAETDRRAWKLILTRKLGALIPELREAADQLHTVLWRDIAPSDKHLLKQLLAKISANLEGSATVPDSR
- a CDS encoding MDR family MFS transporter, with the translated sequence MSGALPSSNSSDQSSSLRQNADVTAWVAVAAGALGAMLATLDISIVNSALPVIQGEIGASGTEGTWIATSFLVAEIVVIPLSAWLERLFGLRTLLIIAVSAFTAFSVLCGVATDLTTMIIGRTGQGFMGGVLIPTAMTIVAKRLPPHQQPIGMALFGMTVILGPVMGPLIGGWLTENLSWHYAFFVNVPVCGLLLLLLFVGLPHEKPKWEYLTDADWAGILGLILGLGGLTVVLEEGHREEWFESSLIRWLTLITLIGFASLIYGQVKARKPVLKLQLLFNRQFGSVAIMALALGMVMYGSTYVIPQFLAIISDYNALQTGLVIFWMGVPAFLLMPVLPLMIRKIDIRIAVGAGMLFMAVSCFVSTSLTAESGGAVFTESQLLRGVGMILSMMFLNQATVASVAHEDAGDASGIFNAARNLGGSFALSALASFQDQRIWHHSRRMEETLNSNNVSLQAYLDGLSRNFGGMEGAMAVLSRTLQREAFIMTYNDVFMVMGVLTLATVPLVLFLRPLPKNASLSMH
- a CDS encoding hotdog fold thioesterase, giving the protein MIDRDRLQEMLHLAPFHRWLGLEIATCSDQGIEITMPWREEIVSNPMIGSAHGGVLASLVDLTGLYTLLAGGAPAKATADLHVDYHRPATSGPLTAHGQVVKLGRQISVAETRVVGPDGKLIASGRGAYFS